A window of the Dunckerocampus dactyliophorus isolate RoL2022-P2 chromosome 19, RoL_Ddac_1.1, whole genome shotgun sequence genome harbors these coding sequences:
- the gpatch2 gene encoding G patch domain-containing protein 2 isoform X3, with amino-acid sequence MSGCCLWWLNVIPLFLAKGTQHSVALMFRAANRKTISKAGNGWHFRRTMDELVHDLVSALEESSEQAARGGFGDGGDHALSVGCLLKRQARKRRGRKRRSDNPHPPWEAGHLSEGSESSVEEHKDYRASTGGVSAANSHARDNSDSDEQLGPKRRTPLMSDMGRGKRPLWPDDLGILGSTEGTRSLRRRRKVKRMAVDPPAEPEPPSTMMLAPPPVPKGRAGARPEARVAMEICGGGLAGPVGGKSRMKKRKLAPLRVGVEAADEGVVVESEEPVASPVEASKDKMELEEQKGSDEEMSDRCETSSVSNSSDGGLYTNDEGRQGTPSSCVKGDDEQSDWFYEGEPGSGSVPGGACGVAGVIPWWERDAGSEELDLTDPVFNNILTGSFPLMTTDAKRGFQARLNRLHGHQKQGGSGQEPWFSSGSRRDHGQLHWDTRPDRGHRRSCSVKTANRQTSGHLGSLCMGDVKRRRKAAPLGSTAPSVVGENVPPIPDTNVGNRMLQSMGWSPGMGLGPEGRGITEPIRTLQRPKGAGLGFN; translated from the exons ATGTCAGGATGTTGCCTGTGGTGGCTAAATGTTATTCCATTGTTTCTGGCTAAAGGTACCCAGCATTCTGTGGCTTTAATGTTCCGTGCGGCTAACAGAAAAACCATCAGCAAAGCGGGAAACGGCTG GCACTTTCGCCGGACAATGGACGAGCTGGTCCATGATCTGGTGTCAGCACTGGAGGAGAGCTCAGAGCAGGCGGCGCGGGGTGGCTTTGGCGATGGCGGCGACCACGCGTTGTCCGTGGGCTGTCTGCTGAAAAGACAGGCCCGCAAACGCAGGGGCAGGAAACGGCGCTCGGACAACCCGCACCCGCCCTGGGAGGCGGGACACCTGAGCGAAGGCTCGGAGTCCAGTGTAGAGGAACACAAG GACTACCGTGCCAGCACAGGAGGCGTGTCCGCCGCCAACAGCCATGCTCGTGACAACAGCGACTCGGACGAGCAGCTCGGCCCCAAACGGCGCACCCCCCTGATGTCCGACATGGGCAGAGGCAAGCGCCCACTGTGGCCGGACGACCTGGGCATCCTAGGCTCCACCGAGGGAACGCGCAGCCTCAGGCGACGCCGCAAGGTCAAACGCATGGCCGTGGACCCCCCTGCCGAGCCGGAGCCCCCCTCCACTATGATGCTGGCCCCTCCGCCCGTCCCCAAAGGCCGTGCGGGAGCCAGACCCGAAGCCAGGGTGGCCATGGAGATCTGCGGAGGAGGGCTGGCAGGGCCGGTGGGTGGGAAGAGCAggatgaagaagaggaagcTGGCCCCCCTTAGGGTTGGAGTGGAGGCTGCCGACGAAGGGGTGGTGGTGGAGAGCGAGGAGCCCGTGGCTTCTCCGGTGGAGGCCTCCAAGGACAAGATGGAGCTGGAGGAGCAGAAGGGGTCGGACGAGGAGATGAGTGACAGGTG tgAGACGAGCAGTGTGAGTAACAGCAGCGACGGAGGCCTCTACACCAACGATGAGGGCAGGCAAGGTACTCCCTCTTCATGTGTTAAAG GCGACGACGAGCAGAGTGACTGGTTCTACGAGGGTGAGCCCGGCTCCGGTTCGGTGCCCGGGGGCGCTTGTGGGGTGGCGGGCGTCATCCCCTGGTGGGAGAGGGACGCCGGATCAGAGGAGCTGGATCTGACGGACCCGGTCTTCAATAACATCCTCACAGGCTCCTTCCCCCTCATGACCACCGATGCCAAGAGAG GATTCCAGGCCCGACTGAACCGTCTTCACGGACACCAGAAGCAGGGCGGCAGTGGTCAAGA GCCGTGGTTCAGCTCAGGCTCCAGGCGGGACCATGGACAg TTGCACTGGGACACTCGGCCAGACAGAGGCCACCGGAGAAGCTGCTCCGTAAAAACAGCCAACAG acaGACGAGCGGCCACCTCGGCTCCCTGTGCATGGGTGACGTCAAGCGGAGGCGGAAAGCAGCCCCCCTTGGCTCCACGGCGCCCTCAG TGGTTGGGGAGAACGTGCCACCCATCCCGGACACCAACGTGGGCAACCGCATGTTGCAGAGCATGGGGTGGAGCCCGGGCATGGGCCTGGGTCCAGAGGGGCGGGGAATCACCGAGCCCATCCGGACCTTACAGAGACCGAAGGGTGCAGGTCTAGGTTTCAACTGA